In the Nitrosarchaeum sp. genome, one interval contains:
- a CDS encoding proteasome subunit beta, whose amino-acid sequence MPGATAVGITFNGGIVLASEKRIAFGNFLVSKSSKKTFSITSKVGAACAGLVADMQILTLQIAALAKIRKMELKRDVPPNTVAKMMSNMMYERRYFPLLTQVIVGGVVDKPILYTLDPLGSVLPDEYAAVGTGAEMALGVLDPQFKPNMTQEEAIDLAKRAVRSAALRDSASGDGLDILVVTKDGTKEFTEKI is encoded by the coding sequence ATGCCCGGAGCAACAGCTGTGGGAATTACTTTTAACGGCGGCATAGTTCTTGCAAGTGAAAAAAGGATCGCATTTGGCAACTTTCTTGTAAGTAAATCTTCAAAAAAGACATTTTCAATTACTTCAAAAGTTGGTGCTGCATGTGCCGGCCTAGTAGCTGATATGCAGATTTTAACATTACAAATTGCAGCACTTGCTAAAATTAGAAAAATGGAACTCAAAAGAGATGTTCCTCCAAATACTGTTGCTAAAATGATGTCAAATATGATGTATGAAAGACGATATTTTCCATTATTAACTCAGGTAATTGTAGGTGGTGTGGTTGACAAACCCATTTTGTACACATTAGATCCATTAGGTTCTGTTCTCCCAGATGAATATGCTGCAGTTGGAACTGGTGCTGAAATGGCATTGGGTGTTTTAGATCCTCAATTCAAACCAAATATGACCCAAGAAGAAGCAATTGATTTGGCAAAACGGGCTGTTAGATCTGCAGCACTTCGAGATTCCGCAAGTGGTGATGGACTTGATATCCTCGTTGTTACAAAAGACGGTACTAAAGAATTCACTGAAAAAATCTAA
- a CDS encoding OBG GTPase family GTP-binding protein, which yields MGIPEKIKAIQDEMAKTQINKATNHHIGILKAKIAKLKREQEDREIQKSGVKTDGFDVRRSGDATVVFIGLPSVGKSTLLNKLTDAKSTVGAYQFTTLTVVPGMMNYRGAKIQVLDLPGIIKGASSGKGLGKRILSVARTADLVLLMLDVFQPFHEDVLVNELGSIGIRLNRLPPNITIEKSPMGGIAVAQQVKLTKISEQHLKDILHIYGIVSARVVIREDITSEQLADHIAGNISYSKSLTILNKIDLVDREFLEDLKTKIKSEVIEVSANSDINIELLKEKIYDKLNFIRIYMRPKGGETDFKEPLIAREGDSVEDICNKLHRSMKRQFRYGLIWGKSVKFGGQRVGLDHIVQDEDVLTIIKTRGA from the coding sequence TTGGGGATTCCTGAAAAAATTAAAGCCATTCAAGATGAAATGGCAAAAACTCAGATCAACAAAGCTACCAATCACCATATTGGCATACTAAAAGCAAAAATTGCAAAACTAAAACGAGAGCAAGAAGATAGAGAAATACAAAAAAGCGGCGTAAAAACTGACGGGTTTGATGTAAGGAGGTCAGGAGATGCAACAGTTGTGTTTATTGGATTACCAAGTGTTGGAAAATCCACATTACTAAATAAATTAACAGATGCCAAGTCAACAGTTGGAGCTTACCAGTTTACAACTTTAACGGTGGTTCCTGGAATGATGAATTACAGAGGAGCAAAAATTCAGGTTCTGGATTTACCAGGTATCATCAAAGGAGCATCAAGTGGGAAAGGATTAGGTAAAAGAATATTGTCAGTTGCAAGGACTGCGGATTTGGTTTTACTTATGTTAGATGTTTTTCAGCCTTTTCACGAAGATGTATTAGTTAACGAACTAGGAAGTATAGGAATTAGATTGAATCGATTGCCACCAAACATTACAATTGAAAAATCCCCTATGGGCGGAATTGCAGTTGCACAACAGGTAAAATTAACAAAAATTTCAGAACAGCACCTTAAAGACATTTTACATATTTACGGAATAGTCAGTGCAAGAGTTGTCATTCGAGAAGACATCACATCCGAGCAGCTTGCAGATCATATAGCAGGAAATATCAGCTATTCAAAATCACTTACAATTTTAAATAAAATAGATCTTGTCGATCGAGAATTTTTAGAAGATCTAAAAACAAAAATAAAATCAGAAGTTATAGAAGTATCAGCCAATTCAGATATCAACATCGAATTACTAAAAGAGAAAATCTATGACAAGCTCAATTTCATTAGAATATACATGAGACCCAAGGGTGGTGAAACTGATTTTAAAGAACCGCTAATTGCAAGAGAGGGAGATTCAGTTGAAGATATTTGTAATAAATTACATAGAAGTATGAAAAGACAATTCAGATATGGGTTAATTTGGGGGAAAAGTGTAAAGTTTGGAGGACAAAGAGTAGGATTAGATCATATTGTACAAGATGAAGATGTTTTAACAATAATTAAAACACGTGGAGCATGA
- a CDS encoding arginine--tRNA ligase, whose protein sequence is MSFKSLIDEIENNLHKILEDMSISDISFTVEPAKPGFGDVSSNISFLLAKSLKKSPKEIASLMSGKYQKSQNILVSKVEPHPTGYLNFFANWEKLSQLILSESNLDEFGSIDLGNNSQIVVEHTSVNPNKALHIGHIRNIVLGDTVARILKKSNYKVNVLNYVDDSGLQVADIIVGFKHLGFDQKSPTGKKFDHYCGDDVYVKTTEKYEQDPNFEEIRKNTLKELEDGASETAKFADMITRRVLENQLETCWNLGVYYDCLNFESQIIRSGLWVKIFEKLKEMNLVEFENDGKNAGCWIIRGENNEEDKVIVRSNGTATYIAKDIPYAAWKLGLIDDPFSYKKYEKTQPGSRILWQTTLTASNEPKQNFTGNKVITVIDSRQARLQKIITGLMSKFKSTDDAYVHLGYESVTLSSDTAQTLGLDTDGKQAQMSGRKGLYVNADSVYDLLKSKTIEETKKRHSEMSDFEIEQIAHYVSVGTLRYEMIKQDLDKMITFDLIKSLSLEGDTAPYIQYTHARASRIIEKSTRNPSIDVDFSLLNDDSELSLIKIIGLFEIYVLDAAKNLSPKVIARYCHDLAVAFNSFYEHVKVLELGDEKLENSRLCLVHSFKITLEKALELLGITAPDKM, encoded by the coding sequence TTGTCATTCAAATCATTAATCGATGAAATTGAAAATAATCTTCATAAAATATTAGAAGATATGTCTATATCCGATATCTCATTTACTGTAGAACCTGCAAAACCCGGTTTTGGAGATGTGAGTTCAAATATATCATTTTTACTTGCCAAGTCTCTAAAGAAAAGCCCAAAGGAGATTGCATCTTTGATGTCTGGAAAATATCAGAAATCTCAAAACATACTTGTATCGAAAGTCGAACCACATCCAACTGGCTATCTCAACTTTTTTGCTAACTGGGAAAAACTAAGCCAATTAATTTTATCAGAATCTAACTTGGATGAGTTTGGCTCTATAGATTTGGGTAACAATTCTCAAATTGTCGTAGAACATACCAGCGTTAATCCCAACAAAGCGTTACACATAGGCCATATTCGTAATATTGTTCTAGGCGATACGGTTGCTAGAATTCTAAAAAAATCAAATTACAAAGTTAATGTTCTAAACTATGTTGACGATTCTGGTTTACAAGTAGCTGATATTATTGTAGGTTTTAAGCATCTAGGATTTGATCAGAAATCTCCAACTGGGAAAAAGTTTGATCATTATTGTGGCGATGATGTTTATGTTAAAACTACTGAAAAATATGAACAAGATCCTAATTTTGAAGAAATTCGAAAAAATACCCTCAAGGAATTAGAAGACGGTGCATCTGAAACTGCTAAATTTGCTGACATGATAACAAGACGTGTTTTAGAAAATCAGCTTGAAACCTGTTGGAATTTAGGAGTTTACTATGACTGTCTTAATTTTGAATCTCAGATAATTCGTTCAGGGTTATGGGTTAAAATTTTTGAAAAACTCAAAGAAATGAACTTGGTAGAATTTGAAAATGATGGTAAGAATGCCGGTTGTTGGATTATCCGAGGCGAAAACAACGAGGAAGACAAAGTAATAGTTAGAAGTAATGGTACTGCGACTTACATTGCAAAAGACATTCCATACGCTGCATGGAAATTGGGGTTGATAGACGATCCATTTTCATACAAGAAATATGAAAAAACTCAACCTGGAAGTAGAATACTTTGGCAAACCACCTTGACAGCCAGTAATGAGCCAAAACAAAATTTTACTGGTAATAAGGTAATTACGGTAATTGATTCAAGACAAGCCAGACTTCAAAAAATCATTACTGGACTAATGTCCAAATTCAAATCTACTGACGATGCATACGTTCATCTTGGTTATGAGTCTGTGACTCTTAGTTCTGATACTGCTCAAACTCTTGGATTGGATACTGATGGCAAGCAAGCTCAAATGTCTGGACGAAAGGGGCTCTATGTTAATGCTGATTCTGTTTATGATTTGTTAAAAAGTAAAACAATTGAGGAAACCAAAAAAAGACATTCTGAAATGTCTGACTTTGAAATTGAACAAATCGCTCATTATGTTTCTGTTGGAACATTACGTTATGAGATGATTAAACAGGATCTTGACAAAATGATTACATTTGATTTAATAAAATCGTTAAGCTTAGAAGGTGATACAGCTCCGTACATCCAATATACTCATGCAAGAGCATCAAGAATAATTGAAAAATCTACTAGAAATCCATCTATAGATGTTGACTTTTCTTTGTTAAATGACGATTCTGAATTATCTTTAATCAAAATAATTGGTTTGTTTGAAATCTATGTGTTAGATGCTGCAAAAAATCTGTCTCCAAAAGTTATTGCAAGATACTGTCATGATTTGGCAGTAGCGTTTAATTCCTTTTATGAACATGTCAAAGTGCTTGAATTAGGTGATGAGAAATTAGAAAACTCCCGATTATGTCTTGTACATTCATTTAAGATAACTTTGGAAAAGGCACTTGAATTGCTTGGCATTACAGCACCTGATAAAATGTGA
- a CDS encoding NAD(P)H-hydrate dehydratase gives MVRKLLTATQVKKFIPARKAKSRKGDNGTVLVVGGSYIYHGAPILSSIAALRCGVDLVYTSVPKVNVTSTRAVSPNLIVIPLVDQKLTRGAVNKLLGALPHKLDSATIGMGLAVQERGSLLLLIKSLLDRDVRLSLDASALVPEVLPLLADKNVVVTPHAGEFKRLFGIAPPDSKKERINLVEKNAKDNGIVVLLKGATDIISDGVTTYLNEKKTPGMTVGGTGDVLSGLVAGMLSKNRNALESAVAATFINGLAGKATQKKFGLHMTSMDLLDELANVMKPFDKIV, from the coding sequence TTGGTTAGAAAATTACTTACTGCTACACAAGTTAAAAAATTCATACCTGCAAGAAAAGCAAAATCTCGTAAAGGTGATAATGGAACTGTTCTAGTTGTTGGAGGCAGCTACATCTATCACGGTGCTCCTATTCTATCATCAATTGCGGCATTACGGTGTGGAGTTGATCTAGTATACACATCAGTTCCAAAAGTAAATGTGACTTCTACTAGAGCAGTATCTCCAAATCTGATTGTAATTCCACTAGTTGATCAAAAATTAACACGAGGAGCTGTTAACAAACTTCTTGGTGCATTACCACATAAATTAGATTCTGCAACAATCGGAATGGGGCTTGCAGTTCAAGAACGTGGTTCTTTGTTGCTTTTGATAAAGTCTCTTTTAGATAGAGATGTACGACTTTCATTGGATGCAAGTGCACTTGTTCCTGAAGTATTGCCTCTTTTAGCTGACAAAAATGTTGTAGTGACTCCACATGCTGGTGAATTTAAGCGATTATTTGGGATTGCCCCACCTGATTCTAAAAAGGAAAGAATCAATCTAGTTGAAAAAAATGCTAAAGATAATGGAATTGTTGTATTGCTTAAAGGTGCAACAGATATAATTTCTGATGGTGTCACTACCTATCTAAATGAAAAAAAAACTCCTGGAATGACAGTAGGTGGAACCGGTGATGTCTTGTCTGGATTAGTTGCTGGAATGCTGTCAAAGAATCGCAATGCATTAGAGTCTGCAGTTGCTGCAACTTTTATCAATGGATTGGCAGGCAAAGCAACTCAAAAGAAATTTGGATTGCATATGACTTCTATGGATCTATTGGACGAACTTGCAAATGTAATGAAACCCTTTGATAAAATCGTGTGA
- the msrB gene encoding peptide-methionine (R)-S-oxide reductase MsrB, translating to MADKIEKTPQEWKEVLTPNQFEVCINKGTEPPFSGKYYKNKEKGTYKCVCCGEPLFTSETKYDSGSGWPSFWQPLSDEKIEYISDNAYGMIRTEVNCKKCGAHLGHVFDDGPKPTNLRYCINSISLNLEKKDE from the coding sequence ATGGCAGATAAGATTGAAAAAACACCCCAAGAGTGGAAGGAAGTACTAACACCAAATCAATTTGAAGTTTGTATCAACAAAGGAACTGAACCGCCTTTCTCAGGAAAATATTACAAAAACAAGGAGAAAGGTACTTACAAATGCGTTTGTTGCGGAGAACCGTTATTCACATCTGAAACAAAGTATGATTCGGGTTCTGGATGGCCAAGTTTTTGGCAACCTCTTTCAGATGAAAAAATAGAATACATATCAGATAATGCTTACGGAATGATACGGACTGAAGTAAACTGTAAAAAGTGCGGTGCACATTTAGGTCATGTTTTTGATGATGGGCCTAAACCAACCAACCTCAGATACTGCATTAATTCAATATCACTTAATCTTGAGAAAAAAGATGAGTAA
- a CDS encoding prohibitin family protein has product MSKYQQPKMDVNFGKVKLAILGIIALVIIAAISAASVQIVESGNRGVLLHWSAVDTTVPPLQEGLHFVVPFQDKVVNMEVRTLKFVKATSGASRDLQTVSTEVTVNYRAAPNSVNVLYQEVGLDYEGRIIQPAVEEVVKQITAKYNAEELITKRPLVKADIETEITARLNPYNILTDAISITDFQFSPLFSQAIESKVEAEQKALKAENDLRRIEVEARQQEQQAKGIAAANVAEAAGEAEAIKIINEALAQNPNYLEWLKVQAWDGKLPLVVGDGGTPFIQIPTR; this is encoded by the coding sequence TTGTCAAAATATCAACAACCAAAAATGGATGTAAATTTTGGAAAAGTTAAATTAGCAATTTTAGGTATTATCGCACTTGTCATTATTGCAGCTATATCTGCTGCATCTGTACAAATTGTGGAATCAGGAAACAGAGGAGTTTTACTGCATTGGAGTGCAGTTGATACAACTGTTCCACCATTGCAAGAAGGACTCCATTTCGTAGTTCCATTTCAAGATAAAGTAGTAAATATGGAAGTAAGAACGCTTAAATTTGTAAAAGCTACATCTGGCGCTTCAAGAGATCTTCAAACAGTATCAACTGAGGTTACCGTCAATTACAGAGCAGCTCCAAATTCTGTAAATGTGTTGTATCAGGAAGTAGGATTAGATTATGAAGGAAGAATCATTCAGCCAGCAGTAGAAGAAGTAGTAAAACAAATTACTGCAAAGTATAATGCAGAAGAATTAATCACAAAAAGGCCTCTTGTTAAAGCAGATATAGAAACTGAGATAACAGCTCGTCTAAATCCATACAATATATTGACAGATGCCATATCAATTACAGACTTTCAATTTTCACCGTTATTTTCACAAGCCATAGAATCTAAAGTAGAAGCTGAGCAAAAAGCACTAAAGGCAGAAAATGATCTTAGAAGAATAGAAGTAGAAGCAAGACAACAAGAACAACAAGCAAAAGGAATAGCAGCCGCAAACGTGGCTGAAGCAGCGGGAGAAGCTGAAGCAATTAAAATAATCAATGAAGCATTAGCACAGAATCCAAATTATTTAGAATGGCTCAAAGTTCAAGCATGGGATGGCAAACTGCCACTTGTAGTAGGAGATGGCGGAACACCATTTATCCAGATACCAACAAGATAA
- a CDS encoding DoxX family protein, translating to MTESSIHNTKLNEITNWGIRAAIGVVFIVQGSGKFNPGFAGMLGNLGIPAEMQIPIALAELISGILLIIGVFTRLSASMIAIIMLGAIFVVKEASNITGNGGYAIDLVILGGALLIITTGPGRISLAHIIKKLPRCLH from the coding sequence TTGACAGAATCTAGCATCCATAATACAAAGCTAAATGAGATTACAAATTGGGGCATTAGAGCTGCAATAGGTGTAGTTTTCATCGTACAAGGATCTGGAAAATTTAATCCAGGATTTGCAGGGATGCTTGGCAATCTCGGTATACCAGCAGAGATGCAGATCCCAATTGCACTTGCAGAATTAATTTCAGGAATATTATTAATCATAGGAGTATTTACTAGGCTCTCAGCATCAATGATTGCAATAATTATGCTTGGAGCTATATTCGTAGTAAAAGAAGCATCAAACATTACAGGAAATGGTGGATATGCAATAGATCTAGTTATACTTGGAGGGGCATTACTAATAATCACAACAGGCCCAGGAAGAATATCACTTGCACATATTATCAAAAAATTACCTAGATGTTTACACTAG
- a CDS encoding PUA domain-containing protein, protein MKSNLISKSETTTLLKTVAEKWEMEFPKIKNLKVHEIADDAQIIMGQGIKILKINDEYLPFLSETQMLEKFPHVTVDMGAVKFMCKGANVMRPGIKTHDEFEKEKIVCIVEESQHKFLAVGKSLVSSAELEKMEKGEIIKNMHYISDKFWEIGKTIYE, encoded by the coding sequence TTGAAATCTAACTTAATTTCAAAGAGTGAGACTACTACACTTCTAAAAACAGTTGCAGAAAAGTGGGAAATGGAATTTCCAAAAATAAAAAATCTCAAAGTGCATGAAATTGCAGATGATGCGCAAATAATTATGGGTCAAGGGATAAAAATTTTAAAAATTAATGATGAATATCTTCCATTTTTGTCAGAAACTCAAATGCTTGAAAAATTTCCACATGTAACAGTAGATATGGGTGCGGTGAAATTCATGTGTAAAGGAGCAAATGTCATGAGACCTGGAATCAAGACCCATGATGAATTTGAAAAAGAAAAAATCGTCTGCATCGTTGAGGAATCACAACACAAGTTTCTCGCAGTAGGAAAATCATTGGTGTCAAGTGCAGAATTAGAAAAAATGGAAAAAGGAGAGATCATAAAAAATATGCACTACATATCAGACAAGTTTTGGGAAATTGGAAAAACGATTTACGAGTAA
- a CDS encoding tRNA (adenine-N1)-methyltransferase yields the protein MAKIKQNSYVLFYFNHSKKWLVKISKKDSLHTHIGVIKHADAIGKEYGSRLVTNKDKYVYLIEPTMYDYVMKIQHGTQIVYPKDIGYIIARAGIGSGQKILEIGTGSGSLTSFVASIVKPRGHVYTFDVDENFMKIAEKNIKKAGMSKYVTQQKLDLKTSKKLPVEEADVALIDLGDPWTVLPQVRKMLKGSGAIFAICPTMNQLEKLTIALVENEFTDIESTEHIIRTIEAREGKTRHSFQGIGHTTYLCYARKAFFGRGSKKKSNSFIESETISDVESDAEST from the coding sequence ATGGCTAAAATTAAACAAAACTCTTACGTCTTGTTTTACTTTAACCACTCAAAAAAATGGCTTGTTAAAATTTCAAAAAAAGATTCACTTCATACTCATATCGGTGTGATAAAACATGCTGATGCTATTGGAAAAGAATATGGTTCTAGATTAGTCACCAACAAAGACAAGTATGTCTATCTAATCGAACCTACGATGTATGACTATGTCATGAAAATTCAGCATGGCACGCAAATAGTGTATCCTAAAGATATTGGTTACATTATTGCAAGAGCTGGAATTGGTAGCGGTCAAAAAATTCTAGAGATTGGTACTGGTAGTGGCTCTCTTACTTCATTTGTTGCAAGTATTGTAAAGCCAAGAGGGCATGTTTATACTTTTGACGTTGATGAAAACTTTATGAAAATCGCTGAAAAAAATATCAAAAAAGCAGGAATGTCAAAATATGTAACTCAGCAAAAATTGGATTTGAAAACTTCAAAGAAACTTCCTGTCGAAGAAGCCGATGTGGCTTTAATTGATCTTGGGGATCCTTGGACTGTTCTGCCACAAGTTCGTAAAATGCTTAAAGGAAGTGGCGCTATTTTTGCAATTTGTCCTACAATGAATCAACTTGAAAAATTAACTATTGCTCTAGTTGAAAATGAATTTACTGATATTGAATCCACCGAACACATCATTCGAACAATTGAAGCACGTGAAGGAAAAACTAGACATTCATTCCAAGGTATTGGTCATACAACATATTTGTGCTATGCTCGCAAGGCATTTTTTGGTAGAGGTTCAAAGAAAAAATCTAATTCTTTTATTGAATCTGAGACTATATCTGACGTTGAATCTGATGCTGAATCAACCTAA
- a CDS encoding phosphoglycolate phosphatase: MKTKTFAVDIDGTITENGVGRINLDALAALRHLTNIGHNVIFVTGRSSVEAYLLSVFGGTTKIAVGENGGCITVDTNEHILLGNMQQCQHALNIIQKEIANVSEKPVFPRMTEVVLERTFDLELAKQLVLEKKLDVLLSDSQYAFHINSLGIDKGTGFQNVMQRLSISRDDVIAIGDSATDIPLFKIAKTSIALGNSSEFVKSQATMTTNAKSGDGVMEALDKLAPKLSEV; the protein is encoded by the coding sequence ATGAAAACTAAAACATTTGCAGTGGACATTGATGGCACTATAACTGAAAATGGCGTTGGACGAATTAATTTAGATGCTCTTGCAGCTTTAAGACATTTGACAAATATTGGTCATAATGTGATCTTTGTTACTGGTAGATCTTCTGTAGAGGCATATTTGTTGTCTGTCTTTGGCGGCACTACCAAAATTGCTGTAGGTGAAAATGGTGGATGTATCACCGTTGATACAAATGAGCATATTTTACTTGGCAATATGCAACAATGCCAACATGCACTTAACATTATTCAAAAAGAAATTGCCAACGTTTCAGAAAAACCTGTATTTCCAAGAATGACTGAAGTCGTATTGGAGCGAACTTTTGATTTGGAACTAGCAAAACAATTGGTATTGGAAAAAAAATTAGATGTTTTGCTTTCAGACAGCCAATATGCATTTCATATCAATTCTCTAGGAATTGATAAGGGCACGGGATTTCAAAATGTTATGCAGCGATTATCCATTTCTCGTGACGATGTAATAGCTATAGGTGATAGTGCTACTGACATCCCTTTATTTAAAATAGCAAAAACAAGCATTGCTTTGGGAAATTCGTCAGAATTTGTAAAATCTCAGGCAACAATGACTACAAATGCTAAATCTGGAGATGGAGTTATGGAAGCATTAGATAAATTAGCACCTAAATTATCTGAGGTATAG
- a CDS encoding homoserine dehydrogenase, which yields MRIILCGFGVVGQSLVKLFDSRSEDLYAEYGLKPRVVGVFDSKGSAVDSSGLELEKLIEVKKKTGTVKNYSNTKNNMSGIDMIKNLDADVVIETTASNYKDAEPGMTHIVTAMKRGMHVISVNKGPLALAFPSLMELAIYNQVIFKFSGTVGGGTPILDYAKNSLRGERISSFSGILNGTTNYILTNMANGLSFETALKDAKDKGYVEADESLDLDGLDAAAKLVILANWVMDMKVTMPDINCKGIRKVTEEDIKKARKNNCAIKLIASCNKELIVEPKEVSVDDPLCVNGTLNAIAFTSEHSGTQTIIGKGAGGMETASSILRDLLDIRQEIVKI from the coding sequence TTGAGGATAATACTCTGTGGATTTGGCGTTGTTGGCCAAAGTTTAGTAAAATTATTTGATTCAAGATCAGAGGATCTTTATGCAGAGTACGGATTAAAACCAAGAGTGGTAGGAGTATTTGATAGTAAAGGCAGTGCAGTTGATAGTTCAGGATTGGAATTAGAAAAATTAATCGAAGTAAAGAAAAAAACTGGAACTGTAAAAAATTATTCCAATACAAAAAACAACATGTCTGGAATTGACATGATCAAAAACTTGGATGCAGATGTAGTCATAGAAACTACTGCAAGCAATTACAAAGACGCAGAACCTGGAATGACCCACATAGTAACTGCAATGAAAAGAGGCATGCATGTAATATCAGTAAACAAGGGTCCGTTAGCATTAGCATTTCCATCACTAATGGAATTAGCCATTTACAATCAAGTCATCTTCAAATTCAGTGGAACTGTGGGTGGAGGAACACCAATTTTAGATTATGCAAAAAATAGCCTCAGAGGAGAAAGAATTAGCTCGTTTTCAGGAATACTAAACGGAACAACAAATTACATCTTAACTAACATGGCAAATGGACTGTCATTTGAGACTGCCCTAAAAGATGCCAAGGATAAAGGGTATGTTGAGGCAGACGAGTCCCTAGATTTGGATGGACTAGATGCAGCTGCAAAATTAGTGATTCTTGCAAACTGGGTAATGGATATGAAGGTAACAATGCCAGATATCAATTGTAAAGGGATTCGTAAGGTTACAGAAGAAGATATCAAAAAAGCTAGAAAAAATAATTGTGCTATCAAACTAATTGCTTCATGTAATAAAGAACTCATAGTAGAACCAAAAGAAGTCTCTGTAGATGATCCATTATGTGTTAATGGAACACTAAATGCAATTGCATTCACATCAGAGCATTCTGGCACGCAGACAATTATCGGAAAAGGTGCAGGAGGAATGGAAACAGCAAGTTCTATCCTAAGAGATCTGTTAGACATCAGACAAGAGATAGTAAAAATTTGA
- a CDS encoding M20/M25/M40 family metallo-hydrolase, whose protein sequence is MNTLKHIDSHMSSLVSELQTLIQQPSVSAKNEGIEECAQLVKKILEKSGIKSEILRLKNVAPLVYGEVKSKKNPNKTLMFYNHYDVQPVEPFDLWDDPPFSGKIKGNKIFGRGSSDDKGELITRIKAVEASLKTTGDVPCNVKFVIEGEEETGSAHIDTYLKKYQKKFSCDGVIWEFGYVDSQNRPIIGLGMKGLLYVELSVKESIRDAHSSLAVLIKNPAWRLIEAVQTLRNSDGKILIKDWYKETTPLSKQDLEIISKEPFDEQSFKKEFGVKSFVGNLNGLNAKKALVGDATCNIAGFISGYTGDGAKTVLPGTALVKIDFRLVPKMDPKKQVLRLKKHLKSKGFGDVSIKIYHGEAAARTNPTDPFVSKVKEAADQSFGKSIINVSNAGTGPMHSFVNVLHAPCISIGSTYMFARIHSPNEFTRIDLLKKTTKCIYLIMEKFGKD, encoded by the coding sequence ATGAATACCTTAAAGCACATTGATAGTCATATGTCAAGTTTAGTATCTGAATTACAAACCCTAATTCAGCAACCCAGTGTTTCTGCAAAAAATGAGGGAATTGAAGAATGTGCACAATTAGTCAAAAAAATACTAGAAAAATCTGGAATCAAATCTGAAATCTTGAGACTGAAAAATGTAGCACCGCTGGTATATGGTGAAGTAAAATCAAAGAAAAACCCAAACAAGACTTTGATGTTTTACAATCATTATGATGTTCAACCCGTAGAGCCATTTGATTTGTGGGATGATCCTCCCTTTAGTGGAAAAATAAAAGGAAACAAGATTTTTGGAAGAGGTTCCTCTGATGATAAAGGTGAATTAATCACTAGAATAAAGGCAGTTGAAGCATCTCTAAAAACAACTGGTGATGTTCCATGCAATGTTAAATTTGTAATAGAAGGTGAGGAAGAAACAGGCAGCGCACACATTGATACTTATCTAAAAAAATACCAAAAGAAATTTTCATGTGATGGTGTAATTTGGGAATTTGGTTATGTTGATTCACAAAATAGGCCTATTATCGGTCTTGGGATGAAAGGATTATTGTATGTTGAATTGTCTGTAAAAGAATCAATTCGTGATGCCCATTCTAGTTTAGCAGTATTGATAAAAAATCCGGCATGGAGATTAATCGAGGCTGTTCAAACATTAAGAAATTCTGACGGAAAAATTCTCATTAAAGACTGGTATAAAGAAACAACCCCTCTATCTAAACAAGATTTGGAGATAATATCAAAAGAGCCATTTGATGAACAATCTTTCAAAAAAGAATTTGGAGTGAAATCGTTTGTAGGAAATCTAAATGGATTGAATGCAAAAAAAGCTCTTGTTGGTGATGCTACTTGTAATATTGCCGGATTTATTTCAGGATATACTGGAGATGGTGCAAAAACAGTTCTTCCTGGTACTGCTTTAGTGAAAATTGATTTTAGATTGGTTCCTAAAATGGATCCCAAGAAACAAGTTCTTAGATTAAAAAAACATTTGAAATCAAAAGGATTTGGAGATGTCTCTATCAAAATTTATCATGGAGAAGCTGCCGCTAGAACAAATCCGACTGATCCGTTTGTATCTAAAGTAAAAGAAGCAGCTGATCAATCCTTTGGAAAATCAATCATTAATGTTTCAAATGCTGGTACTGGTCCTATGCATTCTTTTGTAAATGTACTACATGCACCGTGTATCTCTATTGGTAGTACCTACATGTTTGCTCGTATACACTCTCCAAATGAATTTACTAGAATAGATTTACTGAAAAAAACTACAAAATGTATTTACCTTATTATGGAAAAATTTGGAAAAGACTAG